In Natronococcus occultus SP4, the following proteins share a genomic window:
- a CDS encoding helix-turn-helix transcriptional regulator has product MSKHDPSIAAAFDDRTAASARASGHAPDTVDAAATEHDLDELLDQVPDALATEDVAFDDSLVKENLEELLLVLVSARGSTHGKELLADLADLFDAQLSPGTVYPCLHALEDRDVLEMHAKVRTKEYAVVDEEYVQATLERTMHQHLAFGLLLERFLAASSSPER; this is encoded by the coding sequence ATGAGTAAACACGACCCCTCCATCGCAGCCGCGTTCGACGACCGAACCGCCGCGAGCGCCCGTGCGTCCGGGCACGCTCCCGACACCGTCGACGCGGCGGCGACCGAACACGATCTCGACGAACTGCTCGATCAGGTACCCGACGCGCTCGCGACCGAGGACGTCGCGTTCGACGACTCGCTGGTCAAAGAAAACCTCGAGGAGCTGTTGCTCGTGCTTGTCTCGGCTCGCGGGTCGACCCACGGAAAGGAGCTGCTCGCGGATCTGGCCGACCTGTTCGACGCACAGCTCAGCCCGGGGACGGTGTATCCGTGTCTCCACGCCCTCGAGGATCGGGACGTCCTCGAGATGCACGCGAAGGTCAGGACCAAGGAGTACGCCGTCGTCGACGAGGAGTACGTCCAGGCGACCCTCGAGCGGACGATGCACCAGCATCTGGCCTTCGGGCTGTTGCTGGAACGGTTTCTCGCGGCGTCTTCGTCGCCCGAGCGGTAG
- a CDS encoding FlaD/FlaE family flagellar protein — translation MADSTPYLETLDPSADRTDATIRWMRFLTDRFGTTGALNCLRYYEDVGWIGPRARERLVSYVRGMSREPGEADASPTLEESVDSLEGTVFAAHARSLAYIARIDGESLADEALVGRMANQRTDRQLDADERPDGLVGVVDDT, via the coding sequence ATGGCAGACTCGACCCCATACCTCGAGACGCTCGACCCCTCAGCCGACCGAACGGACGCGACGATCCGGTGGATGCGGTTTCTCACCGATCGGTTCGGGACAACGGGCGCGCTGAACTGTCTGCGCTACTACGAGGACGTGGGCTGGATCGGCCCACGGGCCCGCGAGCGACTCGTCTCGTACGTCCGGGGGATGTCCCGGGAGCCGGGCGAGGCCGACGCGTCGCCGACGCTCGAGGAATCGGTCGACTCCCTCGAGGGAACGGTCTTTGCCGCCCACGCCAGAAGCCTCGCCTACATCGCCCGGATCGACGGCGAGAGTCTGGCGGACGAGGCGCTGGTCGGACGGATGGCCAACCAGCGGACCGACCGGCAACTCGACGCCGACGAGCGTCCCGACGGGCTCGTCGGCGTTGTCGACGACACGTAG
- the flaJ gene encoding archaellar assembly protein FlaJ, producing MSSETHSSPELAARSALRELGMAYERMEMSTDRYLLFVVAPAVGLSLALPLLAILVGLPLLIAVPLFLVGLLAVAVAVGYPKLLEDRKRKQIRQRFHLFLTHITVLSMTNVNRVEIFRILAEEEEYDALADEMGHLVAMVDTWNMSLDDACRMRAKQTASPLLSDFLERLAYTVGGGQQISEFLIDEQDTIIQQFVTRYEADLSKLDVMKELYMSMMLSVAFVLVFAIVLPILIGANPTLLIAGTIVMFLIVQLGFVYAIHLIAPADPVWYLEDTAGPGPTSGIPTALAIGCGGSALLALAVVVVLSGLVPVPDVDVPLSILLAVPVTPLLYPGWKMRQEEQKVKTRDGEFPSFVRTLGAVESVKQSSTSSVLASLRRKDFGALTENIDALYKRLNMRIDGIRSWRLFAAETGSYLIQKFGDMYVVGRGMGGDPKLLGQIISTNYNQVLKVRDQRRQATMTLIGVLYGITAASVFAFFIGLEVVDIMMDITDEMDLGDTADAGSDVAGGPAPGDFTDGLLHTEQYNIGAIEYLLTFTILLNAALSAVIIRLTDRGHLISGLVHFVLLTWLGAVVAATTQYVVEFVVTV from the coding sequence ATGTCCTCGGAGACTCACTCGTCGCCGGAGCTGGCCGCCCGATCGGCGCTTCGCGAGCTCGGGATGGCCTACGAGCGCATGGAGATGTCGACCGATCGGTATCTCCTCTTCGTTGTTGCTCCCGCTGTCGGGCTCTCGCTGGCGTTGCCGCTGCTGGCGATACTGGTGGGTCTCCCGCTACTGATCGCCGTTCCGCTGTTTCTGGTCGGCCTGCTCGCGGTCGCCGTCGCGGTGGGTTACCCGAAGCTACTGGAGGACCGCAAGCGAAAGCAGATCCGCCAGCGGTTCCACCTGTTTCTGACCCACATCACCGTGTTGTCGATGACGAACGTCAACCGGGTCGAGATCTTCCGTATCCTGGCCGAGGAGGAGGAGTACGACGCCCTGGCCGACGAGATGGGACATCTGGTCGCGATGGTCGACACCTGGAACATGAGCCTCGACGACGCCTGCCGGATGCGGGCCAAACAGACCGCGAGCCCGCTGCTGTCCGATTTCCTCGAACGGCTCGCCTACACGGTCGGCGGCGGCCAGCAGATCAGCGAGTTCCTGATCGACGAACAGGATACGATCATCCAGCAGTTCGTCACCCGGTACGAGGCCGACCTGTCGAAACTCGACGTGATGAAGGAGCTGTACATGTCGATGATGCTGTCGGTCGCGTTCGTTCTCGTGTTCGCGATCGTGTTGCCGATCCTGATCGGGGCGAACCCGACGCTGCTGATCGCCGGCACGATCGTCATGTTCCTGATCGTCCAGCTGGGGTTCGTCTACGCGATCCACCTGATCGCCCCCGCGGATCCGGTCTGGTATCTCGAGGACACCGCGGGCCCGGGGCCGACCAGCGGGATCCCGACCGCGCTGGCGATCGGCTGTGGCGGAAGTGCCCTGCTGGCGCTTGCGGTCGTCGTCGTCCTGTCCGGGCTCGTCCCGGTCCCGGACGTCGACGTCCCGCTGTCGATCCTGCTTGCGGTCCCGGTGACGCCGCTGTTGTACCCCGGCTGGAAGATGCGCCAGGAAGAACAGAAAGTGAAGACTCGCGACGGGGAGTTTCCCAGCTTCGTGCGAACGCTCGGGGCCGTCGAGAGTGTCAAACAGTCCTCGACCAGCAGCGTCCTCGCGAGTCTGCGACGGAAGGACTTCGGCGCGCTGACCGAGAACATCGACGCGCTCTACAAGCGCCTCAACATGCGGATCGACGGGATCCGATCCTGGCGGCTGTTCGCTGCCGAGACCGGGTCGTATCTCATCCAGAAGTTCGGCGACATGTACGTCGTCGGGCGAGGGATGGGTGGCGACCCGAAGCTGCTCGGCCAGATCATCAGCACGAACTACAACCAGGTGCTGAAGGTCCGCGACCAACGACGGCAGGCGACGATGACGCTCATCGGTGTGTTGTACGGCATCACCGCCGCGAGCGTCTTTGCCTTCTTCATCGGGCTCGAGGTCGTCGATATCATGATGGACATCACGGACGAGATGGATCTCGGCGACACGGCCGACGCGGGCAGCGACGTGGCGGGTGGGCCCGCGCCCGGCGACTTCACCGACGGCTTGCTTCACACCGAACAGTACAACATCGGCGCCATCGAGTACCTGCTGACGTTTACGATCCTGCTGAACGCGGCGCTGTCGGCGGTGATCATTCGGCTCACCGACCGCGGTCACCTCATCAGCGGACTGGTACACTTCGTCCTGTTGACCTGGCTCGGGGCGGTCGTCGCAGCCACGACCCAGTACGTCGTCGAGTTCGTCGTCACCGTCTGA
- a CDS encoding type II/IV secretion system ATPase subunit, protein MSDFGTPRLEDDLAALTEDHPHLREHLEAFYAEYNEYPILIDEPDVEWESPRPNVIYTPEEPIFCHVHGDVGISTTYYCVEPVLEDVDGELYDEIRRRILDKSVTRPAPTDSEEFEEHIDALLEEVVTVGGERTGESTGLLGAFGTSSIGVTEQQFSRLRYQLQRDIVGLGPLEPVMTDTANEDIHVIGPDQCYLDHGTYGMIEATVDFGTAAEFEQWLRNMGERMDHPVSDSDPVIDATLPDGSRINIIYSDDVSVQGPSLTIRQGEEIPLSILQITKWGTLSPELAAYLWLCLENEQTVFVVGETASGKTTTLNAALSFIPRDAKIYTAEDTAEVVPPHDTWQQLLTREGSGDASADVDMFDLVAAALRSRPDYIVVGEVRGEEGQMAFQAAQTGHPVMLTFHASDIVSMIQRFTGSPINVPETFMDNCDVALFQNRVKQGDDVLRRVTSVQEIEGYSDYEDGVVTRQAFRWDPRDDVVSFTGRNNSYVLEEQIATLLGYQDTRRIYDELDRRAEIVRQLIDADVLGYHEVNRAIADFQRDGLQGLPIRIRGVDQFA, encoded by the coding sequence CTGAGGACCACCCCCACCTGCGCGAGCATCTCGAGGCGTTCTACGCCGAGTACAACGAGTATCCGATCCTGATCGACGAACCCGACGTGGAGTGGGAGTCGCCCCGGCCGAACGTCATCTACACCCCCGAGGAGCCGATCTTCTGTCACGTCCACGGCGACGTCGGCATCTCGACGACCTACTACTGCGTCGAGCCCGTCCTCGAGGACGTCGACGGCGAGCTGTACGACGAGATCCGCCGTCGGATTCTCGACAAGAGCGTCACGCGGCCGGCTCCGACCGACAGCGAGGAGTTCGAGGAACACATCGACGCCCTGCTGGAGGAAGTCGTCACGGTCGGCGGGGAGCGGACCGGGGAGTCCACGGGGCTGCTCGGCGCCTTCGGCACCAGCTCGATCGGGGTCACCGAACAGCAGTTCTCCCGGCTTCGCTACCAGCTCCAGCGGGACATCGTCGGGCTCGGTCCCCTGGAGCCGGTGATGACCGACACGGCAAACGAGGACATCCACGTCATCGGTCCCGACCAGTGTTATCTCGATCACGGCACCTACGGGATGATCGAGGCGACCGTCGACTTCGGGACGGCCGCGGAGTTCGAACAGTGGCTGCGCAACATGGGCGAGCGGATGGACCACCCCGTCAGCGACTCCGATCCGGTGATCGACGCGACCCTGCCCGACGGCTCGCGGATCAACATCATCTACTCCGACGACGTCTCGGTCCAGGGCCCCTCGCTGACGATCCGCCAGGGCGAGGAGATCCCGCTGTCGATCCTCCAGATCACGAAGTGGGGGACGCTCAGTCCCGAGCTGGCGGCGTACCTCTGGCTCTGTCTCGAGAACGAGCAGACGGTGTTCGTCGTCGGCGAGACTGCCTCGGGGAAGACGACGACGCTGAACGCCGCGCTCTCCTTTATTCCCCGGGACGCGAAGATCTACACCGCCGAGGACACCGCGGAGGTCGTCCCGCCCCACGACACCTGGCAGCAGCTGCTCACTCGGGAGGGGTCGGGCGACGCGAGCGCCGACGTCGACATGTTTGACCTCGTCGCGGCCGCGCTGCGCTCGCGGCCCGACTACATCGTCGTCGGCGAGGTCCGCGGCGAGGAGGGCCAGATGGCGTTCCAGGCCGCCCAGACCGGCCACCCCGTCATGCTGACGTTCCACGCCAGCGACATCGTCTCGATGATCCAGCGCTTTACCGGGAGCCCGATCAACGTCCCGGAGACGTTCATGGACAACTGCGACGTCGCCCTGTTCCAGAACCGGGTCAAGCAAGGCGACGACGTCCTCCGGCGGGTCACCTCCGTCCAGGAGATCGAGGGCTACTCCGACTACGAGGACGGCGTCGTCACCCGCCAGGCGTTCCGCTGGGATCCCCGGGACGACGTCGTCTCCTTTACGGGCCGGAACAACTCCTACGTCCTCGAGGAACAGATCGCGACGCTGCTTGGCTACCAGGACACCCGACGGATCTACGACGAGCTCGACCGCCGGGCGGAGATCGTCCGCCAGCTGATCGATGCCGACGTGCTCGGCTACCACGAGGTCAACCGCGCGATCGCGGACTTCCAGCGCGACGGCCTCCAGGGGCTGCCGATCCGGATCAGGGGGGTCGATCAGTTCGCGTAG
- a CDS encoding DUF7112 family protein produces MADRVSSDHPSVRTVRSTRTETATGSKLEIPAEDRDAFVPDEVVRVVLDGTERFARIERALTGEELSVPGVYDTPELARNPGEGADRLTEWIDDHDIRSGGSVLIDVVESEFLYGLREPGETNFYDAREPPNDSLSDIASDLE; encoded by the coding sequence AGTTTCGAGCGATCATCCGTCAGTGCGGACCGTTCGCTCGACGCGTACCGAGACCGCGACGGGAAGCAAACTCGAGATTCCGGCCGAGGACCGCGACGCGTTCGTGCCCGACGAGGTCGTTCGGGTCGTCCTCGACGGAACCGAACGGTTCGCCCGTATCGAACGCGCACTGACGGGCGAGGAGCTCTCCGTTCCCGGCGTCTACGACACGCCGGAGCTGGCCCGGAACCCCGGCGAGGGAGCCGACCGACTCACGGAGTGGATCGACGACCACGACATCCGTTCGGGCGGGTCGGTGCTGATCGACGTCGTCGAATCCGAGTTTCTCTACGGACTCCGCGAACCCGGCGAGACGAACTTCTACGACGCCCGCGAGCCGCCAAACGACAGCCTGAGCGACATCGCGAGCGATCTGGAGTAA